One stretch of Bacteroidia bacterium DNA includes these proteins:
- a CDS encoding helix-hairpin-helix domain-containing protein: MKQRFKSIFKAYFTFYYYEKIVVWIFVILMLSLSAAFFIINNYTAKQQFISTNPSLRDSLEALIAFQKERQNKDSTLFAFNPNTANRETLLALGFYPKLADRLIKYREKVTLKSPDDLKKIYGIDDAFVEKLSPFMIFEYQINTSKPIQNNFVSHSNSANTLKIDLNTAQEEELMLLKGIGVALSKRIVNYRQKLGGFFDPSQLLEVWGIDSSLLSKNDSIIFLDIKKINKITINTAEWKDLVKHPYIDNKTASLIINYRMHHGDYHSIEDLYKIKALKASDIEKIEPYIDFKQSTEI, from the coding sequence ATGAAACAACGATTCAAATCCATATTCAAAGCATATTTCACCTTTTATTACTACGAAAAAATTGTAGTCTGGATTTTCGTGATACTCATGCTTTCCTTGTCTGCCGCATTTTTCATAATCAATAATTACACCGCCAAACAGCAATTCATTTCAACCAATCCTTCCTTGCGCGACTCATTAGAAGCACTCATTGCTTTTCAAAAGGAAAGACAAAACAAGGATTCCACCCTTTTTGCCTTTAACCCCAACACCGCAAATCGCGAAACACTGTTAGCACTTGGGTTCTATCCAAAGCTCGCTGACAGATTAATCAAATACAGAGAAAAAGTAACGCTGAAATCCCCCGATGACTTGAAAAAAATTTATGGAATCGATGACGCATTTGTGGAGAAGCTCTCCCCTTTTATGATATTTGAATATCAAATCAATACGTCAAAACCAATCCAAAACAATTTTGTTTCACACTCCAATTCAGCAAACACGCTCAAAATTGACTTAAACACGGCTCAAGAAGAAGAATTGATGTTACTTAAAGGCATTGGCGTTGCTTTAAGTAAAAGGATAGTCAATTACAGACAGAAATTAGGAGGATTTTTTGACCCATCACAACTTTTAGAAGTTTGGGGTATTGACTCCTCTTTACTGTCAAAAAACGATTCAATCATCTTTTTGGATATTAAAAAAATCAACAAAATCACAATCAACACTGCTGAATGGAAAGACTTGGTCAAACATCCTTATATAGACAACAAAACAGCCTCATTGATTATCAATTACCGTATGCATCATGGCGACTATCATTCTATTGAAGATCTTTATAAAATCAAAGCTTTGAAGGCATCGGATATTGAAAAAATTGAACCTTATATAGACTTTAAACAATCAACAGAGATTTAA
- the efp gene encoding elongation factor P yields the protein MAKASDLSNGAIIRFNGELYQIVEFIHRTPGNLRAFYQAKMKNLMNGKSAEYRFSTDESVEMVRVEVRELQYLYKDGNSLVCMDGETFEQIYIPEQMFGDTAKFMKEEMKVLASFEGDKVISATGPNHVELMITYTEPGVKGDTATNTLKPATLETGAEVMVPLFCDEGQKIKIDTRTGQYVERVK from the coding sequence ATGGCAAAAGCATCAGACTTATCTAACGGAGCTATCATCCGTTTCAATGGCGAACTCTATCAAATAGTTGAATTTATTCACAGAACACCTGGAAACCTACGGGCATTCTATCAAGCAAAGATGAAAAATCTAATGAATGGCAAATCTGCCGAATATCGTTTCAGCACTGACGAGTCAGTTGAAATGGTAAGAGTGGAAGTGCGCGAATTACAATATTTATATAAAGACGGAAACAGCCTTGTATGTATGGATGGTGAAACTTTTGAACAAATCTATATACCTGAACAAATGTTTGGAGACACTGCAAAGTTTATGAAAGAAGAAATGAAAGTACTTGCTTCATTTGAAGGCGACAAAGTGATCTCTGCTACCGGACCGAATCATGTAGAATTAATGATTACTTATACAGAGCCGGGTGTAAAAGGAGATACTGCTACCAACACCCTTAAACCTGCTACATTAGAGACCGGTGCAGAAGTAATGGTGCCTCTTTTTTGTGATGAAGGACAAAAAATCAAAATTGATACCCGCACAGGACAATACGTTGAAAGGGTTAAATAA
- the dprA gene encoding DNA-processing protein DprA — translation MTEQELIYGVALKSVPNIGDKTAKSLIAYCGSAEAVFQSKKSGLLKIPDIGEKSAESIIKFKDFDRIAQEIKFAQSKGINIYFYFDKEYPQRLKDCVDSPLFLFVKGNTDLNAQRVLAVIGTRNATQYGREFCYSLGQALMGTNCLIVSGLAFGIDTYAHKEALNNQLPTAAILGHGLKTISPPRNRSLAKEILDEGGALITEHFSDEPPNPENFPKRNRIVAGMCDGLIIVESGNRGGAMITAELAWGYDREIYAVPGRITDIYSQGCNKLISTNKAMSVESAEKLVEYLGWNQQSNKNTRPFALEQNLSEQEKRIYNQMRSGEKHIDTLFAESGIGLSELSMILLDLEFKGIVISLPGKVYKIRS, via the coding sequence ATGACGGAACAAGAACTCATTTATGGTGTGGCATTGAAAAGTGTCCCTAACATTGGGGATAAAACGGCAAAAAGTCTAATCGCCTATTGTGGCTCAGCAGAAGCCGTATTTCAATCAAAAAAATCCGGTTTGCTTAAAATTCCTGATATAGGAGAAAAATCCGCAGAATCAATCATCAAATTCAAAGACTTTGACAGAATTGCCCAAGAAATCAAGTTTGCTCAATCCAAGGGAATCAACATTTACTTTTACTTTGACAAAGAATATCCTCAACGGTTAAAAGATTGTGTGGATTCACCTTTATTTCTTTTTGTAAAAGGAAATACCGACTTAAACGCCCAACGTGTATTAGCAGTAATAGGCACTCGTAATGCTACTCAATATGGACGCGAATTTTGCTATTCATTAGGACAAGCACTAATGGGCACAAATTGTCTGATTGTGAGTGGACTTGCATTTGGAATTGACACATACGCTCATAAAGAAGCACTGAATAACCAACTTCCTACAGCAGCCATTCTGGGACACGGACTAAAAACCATTTCACCACCGAGAAATCGAAGTCTCGCAAAAGAGATTTTAGATGAAGGCGGAGCATTGATTACAGAACATTTCTCTGACGAACCTCCAAACCCTGAGAACTTCCCAAAAAGAAACAGAATTGTTGCTGGAATGTGTGACGGTCTAATCATTGTTGAGAGCGGTAACAGAGGAGGAGCAATGATTACAGCCGAGCTTGCTTGGGGATATGACAGAGAAATATATGCTGTGCCCGGTCGGATTACAGATATTTATTCTCAAGGTTGTAATAAACTTATCAGCACAAACAAAGCTATGAGCGTAGAGAGTGCCGAAAAGCTGGTAGAATATTTAGGATGGAATCAACAAAGTAACAAAAACACACGTCCTTTTGCTTTAGAACAAAACCTTTCGGAGCAAGAAAAACGAATATATAATCAAATGCGCTCAGGAGAAAAACATATTGATACTCTTTTTGCAGAATCCGGAATAGGATTGAGTGAACTCTCAATGATACTGCTTGATTTGGAATTCAAGGGAATAGTAATATCACTGCCGGGCAAGGTTTACAAAATCCGTTCATAA
- a CDS encoding gliding motility-associated C-terminal domain-containing protein, with amino-acid sequence MRELMRLILLLLLFSLGVNPATLKAQEGFVKNLGQWEGDFVMKAAIKGGFIFLEKQGMTWILYNSDSLHKLQHDRYTKTILPVQVVKSKFLNANTIPVIENFEPSEAYFNFYLSQDQSKWFSGLRAYKEVLYKDVYPNIDLQILHNAIGIKYNFIVRAGGNPELIKIQYEGADNLRLTQDGFEIQTSLGVMKELPPVVYQEIAGETKSIPCEFAIDGNILSFKLKSKFSRRHSLIIDPILVFSTYSGSDADNFGFTATYDLSGNGYAGGTVYNFNFNDTQGFPVSAGAYQLTFNGGVNESPSGKFSYPARDCGIHKYSQDGSKLLFGTFLGGTHNDQPHSMVVNNKDRLVVFGSTRSSDFPKTQQHLSYDNHNSPNVNYNIFVSIFSPDGKSLVSSALVGGVGNDGINGDLTQYTMAELPLLANYADDFRGEVIVDEFDNVYVASTSSSLDFPLVNPFVSTYYSPQSGVAFKLSSDLSTLLWSSYIGTGKVGDFKNLDAAFGIALGTDNDVFVCGGTNNGEFFKTLGGQRSFMSGNKPDGYIIRIQKETGGLLAGTLVGTDDYDQCYMIKTDKEGFPYVFGQTLGKFPVTGNVYKNDGATQFVAKYNKDLKSVVFSTTIGSGHNTSDISPTAFLIDDCGKIYVSGWGGQVNSLYGFSNGSTYGMPISPDAFQKTTDGSDFWLAVFAKDMRELIYATYMGGKSTPFASAYEHVDGGTSRFDARGVIYHSVCAGCSNNSLFPTTEGAFSRVNKSSNCNNALFKFDMDQLNKKPVVSDTVFTVMVGQTLNFSYFGTDTDKDDVLKLSFTSDYINGSIPLPHIQVTTLPNTDTVWASFSWKPNCDHLTGDTIYLKVKIEDGGCPHSDSSFAYIKILVTEPPLAHGPDILCLDYLLKNETKIEWKDFDTDAYFAKAYLICKYPDGTLHLVKTILNGKSDFIIQDGILDLKIQNYCYFIVTENICGRTDTLDYMVCSKDEYESPIVGSQLITVTVPEDNKSVQVVWSMSHEDDFKGYRLYRGQNVQGQIVWRELTDVTNVSDTVFTDRTFDVSKESYCYCLQVVDKCGHISDTSNLGCNIVLKGVSERWYFDLNWNPYRKWDSGVKEYVLSRSVDTGSLRPIVSVVQSVNSYRDGDLDYWWGGYYYHVDAYQQQDTGQRFNAVSSSNTIYLVQPPLLHVPNAFSPNGDGTNEVWGFVPVFVKEFNIKVFNRWGEKVFETDNKGFQWDGNYFGQESFDNVFIWIATYKGWDDSFHKQQGTVTVLK; translated from the coding sequence ATGCGGGAATTGATGCGCTTAATCTTGCTGTTGCTCTTATTTTCATTAGGAGTAAATCCTGCTACACTAAAGGCTCAAGAAGGTTTTGTTAAAAATCTGGGTCAATGGGAAGGCGATTTTGTAATGAAAGCTGCAATCAAGGGTGGTTTTATTTTTCTCGAAAAACAAGGAATGACTTGGATTCTATATAATTCAGACTCGCTCCATAAACTTCAACATGACAGATATACAAAAACAATACTTCCCGTACAAGTCGTTAAGTCTAAGTTTTTGAATGCAAACACCATTCCTGTTATTGAGAATTTTGAACCAAGTGAGGCATATTTTAACTTTTACCTTTCTCAAGATCAGAGTAAGTGGTTCAGTGGATTAAGGGCATATAAAGAAGTGTTATATAAAGATGTTTATCCCAATATTGACCTTCAAATACTTCACAATGCAATTGGAATTAAATATAACTTCATTGTGAGAGCAGGAGGCAATCCTGAATTGATAAAAATACAATATGAAGGTGCCGATAATCTTAGATTAACACAAGATGGGTTTGAAATACAAACAAGTTTAGGTGTAATGAAAGAGTTGCCCCCAGTTGTTTATCAAGAGATTGCAGGTGAAACAAAATCCATTCCTTGCGAGTTTGCTATTGATGGTAATATTTTAAGTTTTAAATTGAAGTCCAAGTTTAGCCGCAGGCATAGTCTGATTATCGACCCGATTTTAGTTTTCTCCACTTACTCAGGGTCCGATGCCGATAATTTTGGTTTTACGGCAACTTATGATTTGTCAGGAAATGGTTATGCCGGAGGAACGGTTTACAATTTCAATTTTAATGATACACAAGGATTCCCGGTATCTGCCGGTGCATACCAACTTACATTTAATGGCGGAGTGAATGAAAGCCCTTCCGGAAAATTTTCTTATCCGGCCCGAGACTGTGGGATTCATAAGTATTCACAAGATGGTTCTAAACTGTTGTTTGGAACATTTTTAGGGGGAACCCACAATGACCAACCACACAGTATGGTTGTGAATAATAAAGACAGGTTGGTTGTGTTTGGTTCTACACGCTCAAGTGACTTCCCAAAAACACAACAGCATTTGAGTTATGATAATCATAATTCACCGAATGTAAATTACAATATTTTTGTTTCAATATTCAGCCCGGACGGGAAATCTCTCGTGTCTTCTGCGTTGGTTGGAGGTGTTGGAAATGATGGTATTAATGGAGATTTGACACAATACACAATGGCAGAATTGCCATTGTTGGCTAATTACGCAGATGACTTTAGGGGTGAAGTAATTGTAGATGAATTTGATAATGTTTATGTAGCTTCCACATCGAGTTCATTGGATTTTCCTTTGGTAAATCCATTTGTTTCTACCTATTACAGTCCTCAAAGTGGTGTAGCTTTTAAACTTAGCAGTGATTTATCTACGCTGCTTTGGAGTAGTTATATAGGGACAGGAAAGGTAGGAGATTTTAAAAATTTAGATGCAGCCTTTGGAATTGCTTTAGGTACTGACAACGATGTGTTTGTGTGCGGAGGTACAAATAATGGAGAATTCTTTAAAACATTAGGAGGGCAAAGGTCGTTTATGAGCGGAAACAAACCTGACGGCTATATTATTCGTATTCAAAAAGAAACCGGAGGATTGCTTGCCGGTACCTTAGTAGGAACTGATGACTATGATCAATGTTATATGATTAAAACAGACAAGGAGGGCTTTCCTTATGTGTTTGGACAAACTTTAGGCAAATTTCCTGTTACGGGTAATGTATATAAAAACGATGGTGCAACGCAGTTTGTGGCTAAGTATAATAAGGATTTAAAAAGTGTTGTTTTCTCAACAACTATTGGCTCTGGACACAATACCAGCGATATTTCGCCAACAGCATTTTTGATTGATGATTGCGGCAAAATTTATGTCTCAGGTTGGGGTGGACAGGTTAATTCGCTTTATGGTTTCAGCAATGGTTCTACTTATGGTATGCCCATAAGTCCGGATGCTTTTCAGAAAACTACGGATGGTTCTGATTTTTGGTTAGCAGTGTTTGCAAAGGATATGCGAGAGTTAATCTATGCTACTTATATGGGTGGAAAATCCACTCCGTTTGCAAGTGCTTATGAACACGTAGATGGGGGCACGAGCCGATTTGATGCCAGAGGAGTGATTTATCATTCTGTTTGTGCAGGCTGTTCCAACAATAGCTTGTTCCCCACTACAGAAGGAGCATTTAGCAGGGTTAACAAGAGTAGCAATTGCAATAACGCACTCTTTAAATTCGATATGGATCAATTGAATAAGAAGCCTGTTGTTAGCGATACTGTTTTTACTGTTATGGTTGGACAGACTTTGAATTTCTCATATTTTGGAACCGATACAGATAAGGACGATGTACTCAAACTTTCTTTCACCTCTGACTATATCAATGGTAGTATCCCTTTGCCTCATATACAAGTTACTACATTGCCTAATACAGACACGGTTTGGGCATCCTTTTCTTGGAAGCCTAATTGTGATCATTTGACCGGTGATACGATTTATTTGAAAGTAAAAATCGAAGATGGAGGTTGTCCTCACAGTGATTCATCTTTTGCTTATATTAAAATCTTAGTTACAGAACCCCCTTTAGCCCATGGTCCTGATATTTTGTGTCTTGACTATTTACTGAAAAATGAGACTAAAATTGAATGGAAAGATTTTGACACAGATGCTTATTTTGCAAAAGCCTATCTTATTTGCAAATATCCTGATGGTACCTTGCATTTGGTTAAGACTATTTTGAATGGTAAGTCAGATTTTATTATTCAGGACGGTATTTTAGATTTGAAAATACAGAATTATTGCTACTTCATTGTAACTGAAAATATTTGTGGCAGAACCGATACACTTGATTATATGGTTTGTTCCAAAGATGAGTATGAATCCCCCATTGTTGGCAGTCAACTCATTACTGTTACTGTGCCTGAAGACAATAAAAGCGTACAAGTGGTTTGGTCTATGAGCCATGAAGATGATTTTAAAGGGTATAGATTGTATAGAGGGCAAAATGTACAAGGGCAGATTGTTTGGAGGGAACTTACTGATGTTACTAATGTGTCAGATACTGTCTTTACAGACAGGACTTTTGATGTGAGCAAGGAGTCATATTGTTATTGTTTGCAGGTGGTTGATAAATGCGGACATATCAGTGATACTTCAAATTTGGGTTGTAATATTGTACTCAAAGGAGTTTCAGAACGTTGGTATTTTGACTTAAATTGGAATCCTTATCGCAAATGGGATTCGGGTGTCAAAGAATATGTTTTAAGTCGTAGTGTGGATACCGGAAGTTTGAGACCGATTGTAAGTGTTGTTCAGTCCGTGAATAGTTATAGAGATGGAGATCTTGACTATTGGTGGGGAGGTTATTATTACCATGTTGATGCTTATCAACAACAAGACACTGGACAAAGGTTTAATGCAGTCAGCTCATCTAATACAATTTACTTGGTTCAACCGCCTTTGTTGCATGTACCTAATGCCTTTAGCCCCAATGGAGATGGTACAAATGAAGTTTGGGGTTTTGTTCCGGTTTTTGTGAAAGAGTTTAATATTAAAGTTTTCAATCGCTGGGGTGAGAAAGTATTTGAAACTGACAATAAAGGGTTTCAATGGGATGGAAACTATTTCGGTCAAGAATCTTTCGATAATGTCTTTATTTGGATTGCTACATATAAGGGTTGGGATGATAGTTTCCACAAGCAACAAGGTACTGTTACGGTGCTGAAATAA
- the speB gene encoding agmatinase, translating to MKFLTTEDNFLGIEDPRLYEYGSSKIVIQSFPYEHTSSYLQGSNKGPEEILKASHFVEFYDEETDHEAYQKVGICTLEPYDIAGRVNKEAIDFLYEKTKEQIANNKFVVTLGAEHSIAVSMVRAYQEKYSNIKCLQIDAHSDLRTAYQDNPYSHASALARVFDLGVPLTQVGIRAQCKEEAMLIKNNPDTIHTWYAHMVHSTPDWIDKVVETLKGAPVYVTIDADGFDPSVMPAVGTAEPNGLTWHQGTQLLKKVAEKCNVVGFDIVEIAPRENEILTQFNCAKLLYKFISYLSFYNRI from the coding sequence ATGAAATTCTTAACAACAGAAGATAATTTTCTTGGAATTGAAGATCCAAGACTATATGAATACGGCTCAAGTAAAATAGTCATCCAATCTTTTCCATATGAACATACATCTTCATATTTACAAGGTTCTAACAAAGGACCTGAAGAGATTTTAAAGGCTTCTCACTTTGTCGAGTTTTATGATGAAGAAACTGATCATGAAGCATATCAAAAAGTAGGAATCTGCACCTTAGAGCCTTATGATATTGCGGGAAGAGTAAACAAAGAAGCTATTGATTTTCTTTATGAAAAGACCAAAGAACAAATAGCAAACAACAAATTTGTTGTAACCCTTGGGGCTGAACACTCTATTGCCGTTTCTATGGTACGCGCTTACCAAGAAAAATATTCCAATATTAAATGCTTACAGATTGATGCTCACTCTGATTTAAGAACTGCCTATCAAGATAATCCATATTCGCACGCAAGTGCATTAGCGCGTGTGTTTGACTTGGGTGTTCCGCTTACACAAGTAGGAATCAGAGCACAATGCAAAGAAGAAGCAATGCTTATAAAAAACAATCCGGACACAATTCATACTTGGTATGCTCACATGGTACACAGTACCCCCGATTGGATAGACAAAGTAGTAGAGACACTCAAAGGCGCTCCGGTCTATGTTACCATAGATGCAGATGGATTTGACCCATCCGTTATGCCTGCCGTTGGTACCGCAGAACCTAACGGGCTTACATGGCATCAAGGCACACAATTGCTTAAAAAAGTTGCAGAAAAATGCAATGTTGTTGGTTTTGACATTGTTGAAATTGCCCCAAGGGAAAATGAAATTTTAACACAATTTAATTGTGCTAAATTACTCTACAAATTCATTTCTTACCTTTCATTTTACAATAGAATATAA
- a CDS encoding formimidoylglutamase: MKNLISVSKVDLQSLTAVRVGETKLGECLDTVPQDESVESYLAKSVSKFVLLGVPEDVGVKANFGRPGAATAWENTLKNFVNIQSNQLLHGNEILVLGYVDTHKQMQQAQPLNPAIPSELNKLRDLVSEIDEMLVPIVKQIVANGKIPIIIGGGHNNAYCNIKGTAQAKGKGINAINFDAHTDFRALEGRHSGNGFSYAYSQGFLNKYFVFGIHECYTSEAIFKEMNDKQSCIHFNTFEQMAIRHEKDFEEELLMATDFINSTSFGIELDLDSLAFVPSSAMTASGFHIEQMRRFLHVLASSRNVSYLHICEAAPSLGDDKNPNIIGKLISYLVADFVKANVRSM, translated from the coding sequence ATGAAAAATCTGATTTCGGTTTCAAAAGTTGACTTACAAAGTCTTACTGCTGTGAGGGTGGGGGAGACAAAGTTGGGTGAATGCTTAGACACTGTGCCTCAAGACGAAAGTGTTGAAAGTTATCTTGCAAAATCTGTATCAAAATTTGTCCTTTTAGGTGTACCAGAAGACGTTGGAGTAAAAGCAAATTTCGGACGACCCGGAGCCGCTACTGCTTGGGAAAATACGTTAAAGAATTTTGTAAATATTCAGTCTAACCAACTTTTGCATGGCAATGAAATATTGGTCTTGGGATATGTAGATACCCATAAGCAAATGCAGCAAGCCCAACCTCTGAATCCTGCCATTCCTTCAGAACTAAACAAACTTAGAGATTTAGTGTCTGAAATTGATGAAATGCTTGTACCTATTGTAAAGCAGATTGTAGCAAATGGTAAAATCCCGATAATCATTGGAGGGGGACATAATAATGCGTATTGCAATATTAAAGGAACCGCACAAGCAAAGGGAAAAGGTATTAATGCTATTAATTTTGATGCTCACACTGATTTTAGAGCGTTGGAAGGAAGACATTCAGGAAATGGATTCTCTTATGCTTATAGTCAAGGTTTTTTGAACAAATACTTTGTTTTCGGGATACATGAATGTTATACTTCCGAAGCCATTTTTAAAGAAATGAACGACAAACAAAGCTGTATTCATTTCAACACGTTTGAACAAATGGCAATCAGACATGAAAAGGATTTTGAAGAAGAATTGTTAATGGCCACTGATTTTATTAATTCAACATCTTTTGGAATAGAGTTGGATTTAGATTCTTTGGCTTTTGTGCCCAGCAGCGCCATGACTGCAAGCGGCTTTCATATAGAACAGATGAGAAGGTTTTTACATGTGCTTGCTTCCAGCCGAAATGTTTCCTATCTTCATATTTGTGAAGCTGCGCCCTCCTTAGGTGATGATAAAAACCCCAATATAATTGGAAAATTAATCAGCTATTTAGTTGCTGATTTTGTGAAAGCGAATGTTCGGAGTATGTAA
- a CDS encoding cysteine desulfurase, with the protein MMDLDKARIYLDNAATTPLDSRVLESMQPLLSEVFGNPSSIHAEGRKAKTILEQSRKKIAQLLNVNASEIIFTSGGTEADNTAIRMSVASLGVQHIITSPIEHHAVLHTVEDLENYGKVKVHYLTVNRHGEIRLDELEQKLQNLSHCLVILMHGNNEIGTLYNLESIGQLCKQYNALFHSDTVQTMGHYPINLGALPIDFATGSAHKFNGPKGVGFLYVRKSNKIAPFITGGGQERGHRAGTENIAGIAGMAKALEISLNELEHDRKHIENLKSIFKKSLQKQFPEIEFIGSDKGLYTVLNTSFPPWLPADILLFQLDLNGIAVSAGSACASGASKGSHVLEAIGADPHRNYIRFSFGKFNKEEEIKTAVERVSDILNEKTTKK; encoded by the coding sequence ATGATGGATTTGGATAAGGCAAGGATTTATTTGGACAACGCTGCCACAACACCACTTGACAGCAGAGTTCTTGAATCAATGCAACCGCTCCTATCTGAAGTATTTGGCAACCCCTCTTCTATTCATGCAGAAGGAAGAAAAGCTAAAACTATCTTAGAGCAATCCAGAAAAAAAATTGCACAACTCTTAAATGTAAACGCCTCTGAAATCATTTTTACATCAGGGGGGACTGAAGCAGATAATACTGCAATCAGGATGTCTGTTGCCTCCTTAGGAGTGCAACATATTATCACCTCTCCTATTGAACATCATGCGGTATTGCATACTGTTGAAGATCTTGAAAATTACGGCAAAGTAAAAGTGCATTATTTAACTGTAAACCGTCATGGCGAAATTCGCTTAGATGAGTTAGAACAGAAGTTACAAAATTTGTCGCATTGTCTAGTGATCCTAATGCATGGCAACAATGAAATCGGCACCTTATATAATCTTGAAAGCATCGGACAATTGTGTAAACAATACAATGCATTGTTCCATTCAGACACCGTACAAACTATGGGTCATTACCCAATTAATTTAGGTGCGCTGCCAATTGATTTTGCAACCGGTTCCGCCCATAAATTCAACGGACCTAAAGGAGTCGGGTTTTTATATGTTAGAAAAAGTAACAAGATTGCTCCGTTTATAACAGGGGGAGGGCAAGAACGCGGACATAGAGCCGGCACAGAGAATATTGCCGGTATCGCAGGCATGGCTAAAGCACTGGAGATTTCTCTGAATGAGTTGGAACATGATAGAAAACATATTGAAAATCTAAAGAGTATTTTCAAAAAATCATTACAAAAACAATTTCCGGAGATTGAGTTTATAGGTTCAGACAAAGGGCTTTATACTGTTCTTAACACATCATTTCCGCCTTGGTTGCCTGCCGACATATTGTTGTTTCAATTAGATTTAAATGGCATTGCTGTTTCTGCCGGGAGTGCTTGTGCATCAGGAGCAAGCAAAGGATCGCATGTATTAGAAGCAATTGGAGCTGACCCTCATAGAAATTATATACGATTTTCATTCGGAAAATTCAATAAAGAAGAAGAGATTAAGACCGCAGTAGAAAGAGTTTCAGACATTCTTAATGAGAAAACAACTAAAAAATGA
- a CDS encoding acyl-CoA dehydrogenase family protein: MNFEITESQKLIRETCRDFAEKYIRPEYKTWDESQEFPIDLFKKMGEYGLMGILVPEKYNGSGLGYFEYMDAIIEISKICGSIGLSMAAHNSLCTGHILQFGNEEQKLKWLPKLATGEWIGAWGLTEANTGSDAMRMQCVAKQDGNDWVINGSKNWITHGKSGQVAVVLARTGELLDSHGITAFVVERGTPGFKAGKKENKLGMRASETAEMIFEDCRVPKENILGNVGEGFIQSMKILDGGRISIASLSLGIAIGAYEAALQYSKERHQFGKPISDFQAIGFKLADMKTQIEAATLLTQQAADLKNKGLRVNKESAFAKYYASEVAVKCATESVQIFGGYGYTKDFPAEKYYRDSKLCTIGEGTSEIQKLVIARDILK, translated from the coding sequence ATGAATTTCGAAATTACAGAAAGCCAAAAACTTATTCGTGAAACTTGCCGTGACTTTGCAGAAAAGTATATCCGACCTGAGTACAAAACATGGGACGAGTCACAAGAATTCCCAATTGATTTATTCAAAAAAATGGGAGAATACGGCTTAATGGGCATTTTAGTTCCTGAAAAATACAACGGCTCCGGCTTGGGTTATTTTGAGTATATGGATGCCATTATCGAAATATCCAAAATATGCGGGTCAATCGGTCTTTCAATGGCTGCTCACAATTCACTGTGTACCGGTCATATTTTACAGTTTGGCAATGAGGAGCAAAAATTAAAATGGCTCCCAAAATTAGCCACAGGTGAATGGATCGGGGCATGGGGCTTAACCGAAGCAAATACAGGCTCTGATGCTATGCGTATGCAATGTGTGGCAAAACAAGATGGTAATGATTGGGTTATAAATGGCTCTAAGAATTGGATAACACATGGCAAATCAGGTCAAGTTGCCGTAGTTTTAGCAAGAACCGGAGAGCTGTTAGACTCACACGGAATTACTGCTTTTGTAGTTGAAAGAGGCACCCCCGGTTTTAAAGCAGGTAAAAAAGAAAACAAATTGGGAATGAGAGCATCCGAAACTGCTGAAATGATTTTTGAAGATTGCAGGGTACCTAAGGAAAATATTCTTGGTAACGTTGGCGAAGGTTTTATTCAATCCATGAAAATATTAGACGGTGGACGAATTTCAATTGCCTCCCTGTCTTTAGGTATTGCAATTGGGGCTTATGAAGCTGCATTGCAGTATTCAAAAGAAAGACATCAGTTCGGAAAACCTATTTCAGATTTTCAAGCCATTGGATTCAAATTAGCAGACATGAAAACCCAAATCGAAGCAGCAACACTGTTAACTCAACAAGCTGCTGACTTAAAAAACAAAGGGTTAAGAGTCAATAAAGAATCTGCATTTGCAAAATACTATGCTTCTGAAGTTGCAGTTAAATGTGCTACAGAAAGCGTTCAAATTTTTGGAGGTTACGGTTATACAAAAGACTTCCCTGCTGAAAAATACTACAGGGATTCCAAACTTTGTACTATTGGAGAAGGTACTTCTGAAATTCAAAAGCTTGTTATAGCAAGGGATATATTAAAATAA
- the rpsU gene encoding 30S ribosomal protein S21 produces the protein MLIVNIKENESLDKALKKFKKKFERTGVVKELRERQAFTKPSIKKRKQLIKARYRQQMQRAEMA, from the coding sequence ATGCTAATAGTAAACATCAAAGAAAACGAGTCATTAGACAAAGCTTTAAAGAAATTCAAAAAGAAATTTGAAAGAACCGGAGTTGTTAAAGAACTTAGAGAAAGACAAGCTTTCACTAAGCCTTCTATTAAAAAGAGAAAGCAATTAATTAAAGCACGCTATCGCCAGCAAATGCAACGTGCAGAAATGGCGTAA